One part of the Hydra vulgaris chromosome 01, alternate assembly HydraT2T_AEP genome encodes these proteins:
- the LOC136075471 gene encoding mucin-2-like translates to MNKYFFSGKWSEWINGTCLKNYDKGTMRRSRACKNGAYCITEKGEYKKYQIQIDVYCNMNTSEAATTQKPTTTTIPLLTTTIYYPTTTTYAPTTTTSKSTKTTTSETLSTTPTSDPAICTTSLHPTTQDKTSCLCLKRFCELFDEKELCSIIYQSCPEDTKTTTKSTTTTFKPTTSMTESTTTSYDPTTITTKTSTTPSESTTNTTASTTTKSEPKTSTPESTTTTSGPTKTKTTATKPTTNTEYTTITFEPTTSTTKSTTTKSKPTTITTKPSTTPSESTTTTTKTTSTTSEPTTTTIKSTSTTTEPTKTTTKPTNTTESTTTTFEPTTSTTKSTTTTSEPTKITTKASTTPFKFTTNTTASTTSTFEPTTSTTETTTTTSGPTKTTTTMKPTTTTESTTTPFEPTTSTTESTTTKSEPTIITTKASTTPSKFTTNTTASTTSTSEPTTSTTDSTTTTSGPTKTTTTTTKPTTSTESTQTTFEPTTSTTESITTTSEHTKITAEPSTTPSESTTTTTASSTSKSETTTSTTESITTTSEPTTIIAESSTTPSESTTTTTASSTSKSETTTSTTESITTTSEPTTFKTEPTTTIESTTALLEPTKSATDPTTTTSEPTTIKTDPSTTPSESTTSTTKTTTTTTEPTTSTTEPTTTTKSTTTTFEPTTSLTESTTTTSESTTTTSQSTTITTEPKTTTTASTTSTSEPTTSTTKSTTTTSEHTATKITTTKPTTTTESTTTTFEPTTSATESTTTTSEPTTITTKPSTTPSESTTSTTKTTTTTSEPTTTTTKSTSTTTEPTTTTTKSTTKTESTTTLFKPTTSTTESTTTNSETTTLTTEPSTTPSESTTTTTASTTSTSEPTKSTTESTTTTSEHTATKTTTTKPTTTTESTTTTFESTTSTTESTTTASEPTTILTEPSIIRSESTTTTTASTTSKSEPTTSTTESTTTTSEPSTTPSESTTSTIKTTTTTSEPTTTTTKSTSTTTEPTTTTTKSATNSESTTTLFEPTTSTTESTTTNSETTTITTEPSTTPSESTTTTTASTTSKSEPTTSTTESTTTTSEHTATKTTTTKPTTTNESTTTTFEPTTSTTESTTTASEPTTISTEPSIIRSESTTTTTASTPSKSEPTTSTTESTTTTSEPTTTKMEPTTTTDSTTTTLEQTIGIKESTKITSDSTIMTSEPLTTLSESTTSTTETTLTTSEPTTTTTNSTSTTTEPTTTTMESTTTTESTTTTFEPTTTTSEPTTTTTEPSTTPSKSITSTTETTTTTSEPTTITIKSISTTTEPILTTTQPTTTTKSTTTTFETLTTLTEPTITTSESTTITAKASTSPSKSTTNTTASIISTSEPTTSTTESTTTTSGPTKTTTTTTKPTTTNESTTTPFKPTTSTTESIITKSEPTTITTEPSTTPSESTTNTTETTATTSDTTTSTIKSTLITTKPSITITDPTTTTESTTTTFETTTSTTEPTTTTSEPTTIKLNL, encoded by the exons cgtTACATCCAACTACTCAAg ataaaacttcctgcttatgtttaaaaagattttgtgaACTTTTCGACGAAAAAGAGCTTTGTTCAATAATTTACCAATCATGCCCTGaagatacaaaaactacaactaaatctacaacaacaacattCAAACCAACAACAAGCATGACTGAATCCACAACAACCTCATATGACCCTACAACAATTACAACTAAAACTTCAACAACTCCATCCGAGTCTACAACAAATACAACAGCATCTACAACTACCAAATCTGAACCTAAAACAAGCACACCTGAATCTACAACAACCACATCTGGAcctacaaaaacaaaaacaaccgCAACAAAACCTACAACTAACACTGAATATACAACAATAACATTCGAACCAACAACAAGCACGACTAAATCTACAACAACCAAATCTAAACCTACAACAATAACAACTAAACCTTCAACAACTCCGTCCGAGTCTACAACAACCACTACCAAAACAACTTCAACCACATCGGAACCCACaacaaccactattaaatcTACATCAACCACCACTGAACCTACAAAAACCACCACAAAACCTACAAATacaactgaatctacaacaacaacattCGAACCAACAACAAGCACGACTAAATCTACAACAACCACATCTGAACCtacaaaaataacaactaaagcTTCAACAACTCCATTCAAGTTTACAACAAATACAACTGCATCTACAACATCCACATTTGAACCTACAACAAGCACAACTGAAACTACAACAACCACATCTGGACCTACAAAAACAACAACCACAATGAAACCTACAACTacaactgaatctacaacaacaCCATTCGAACCAACAACAAGCACGACTGAATCTACAACAACCAAATCTGAACCtacaataataacaactaaAGCTTCAACAACTCCATCCAAGTTTACAACAAATACAACTGCATCTACAACATCAACGTCTGAACCTACAACAAGCACAACTGACTCTACAACAACCACATCTGGAcctacaaaaacaacaacaaccacAACGAAACCTACAACTTCAACAGAATCTACACAAACAACATTCGAACCAACAACAAGCACGACTGAATCTATAACAACCACATCTGAACATACAAAAATTACAGCTGAACCTTCAACAACTCCATCCGAGTCTACTACAACTACAACTGCATCTTCAACATCTAAATCTGAAACTACTACAAGCACAACTGAATCTATAACAACCACATCTGAACCTACAACAATTATAGCTGAATCTTCAACAACTCCATCCGAGTCTACAACAACTACAACTGCATCTTCAACATCTAAATCTGAAACTACTACAAGCACAACTGAATCTATAACAACCACCTCTGAACCAACAACATTCAAAACGGAACCTACAACTACAATTGAATCTACAACAGCATTACTCGAACCAACAAAAAGCGCGACTGATCCTACAACAACCACATCTGAACCTACTACAATAAAAACTGACCCTTCGACAACTCCATCCGAGTCTACAACAAGCACTACCAAAACTACTACAACCACCACTGAACCTACAACATCAACAACGGAACCTACAACTACAACTaaatctacaacaacaacattCGAACCAACAACAAGCTTGACTGAATCTACAACAACCACTTCTGAATCTACAACAACCACATCTCAATCTACAACAATCACAACTGAACCTAAAACAACTACAACTGCATCAACAACATCCACATCTGAACCTACAACAAGCACAACTAAATCTACCACAACCACATCTGAACATACAGCAACCAAAATAACCACAACGAAACCTACAACTacaactgaatctacaacaacaacatttgAACCAACAACAAGCGCGACTGAATCTACAACAACGACATCTGAACCTACAACAATAACAACTAAACCTTCGACAACTCCATCCGAGTCTACAACAAGCACTACCAAAACAACTACAACCACATCAGAACCCACAACAACCACTACTAAATCTACATCAACCACTACTGAACCTACAACAACCACAACAAAATCTACAACTAAaactgaatctacaacaacaCTATTCAAACCAACAACAAGCACGACTGAATCTACAACAACCAATTCTGAAACTACAACATTAACAACTGAACCTTCAACAACTCCATCCGAGTCTACAACAACTACAACTGCATCTACAACATCCACATCTGAACCTACAAAAAGCACAACagaatctacaacaacaacatctGAACATACAGCAACCAAAACAACCACAACGAAACCTACAACTACGactgaatctacaacaacaacatttgAATCAACAACAAGCACGACTGAATCTACAACAACCGCATCTGAACCTACAACAATATTAACTGAACCTTCAATAATTCGATCTGAGTCTACAACAACTACAACTGCATCTACAACATCCAAATCTGAACCTACAACAAGCacaactgaatctacaacaacCACCTCTGAACCTTCAACAACTCCATCCGAGTCTACAACAAGCACTATCAAAACTACCACAACCACATCAGAACCCACAACAACCACAACTAAATCTACATCAACCACCACTGAACCTACAACAACCACAACAAAATCTGCAACTAATAGTGAATCTACAACAACACTATTCGAACCAACAACAAGCACGACTGAATCTACAACAACCAATTCTGAAACTACAACAATAACAACTGAACCTTCAACAACTCCATCCGAGTCTACAACAACTACAACTGCATCTACAACATCCAAATCTGAACCTACAACAAGCACAACagaatctacaacaacaacatctGAACATACAGCAACCAAAACAACCACAACGAAACCTACAACTACGAatgaatctacaacaacaacatttgAACCAACAACAAGCACGACTGAATCTACAACAACCGCATCTGAACCTACAACAATATCAACTGAACCTTCAATAATTCGATCTGAGTCTACAACAACTACAACTGCATCTACACCATCCAAATCTGAACCTACAACAAGCacaactgaatctacaacaacCACCTCTGAACCTACAACAACCAAAATGGAACCTACAACTACAACTGATTCTACAACAACAACACTCGAACAGACAATAGGCATAAAGGAATCTACAAAAATCACATCTGACTCTACGATAATGACAAGTGAACCTTTAACAACTCTATCCGAGTCTACAACAAGCACTACTGAAACTACTTTAACCACATCGGAACCCACAACAACCACTACTAATTCTACATCAACCACCACTGAACCTACTACAACCACAATGGAATCTACAACTacaactgaatctacaacaacaacattCGAACCAACAACAACCACATCTGaacctacaacaacaacaactgaaccTTCAACAACTCCATCAAAGTCTATCACAAGCACTACCGAAACTACTACAACCACATCGGAACCCACAACAATAACTATTAAATCTATATCAACCACCACTGAACCTATATTAACCACCACACAACCTACAACTACTACTaaatctacaacaacaacattCGAAACATTAACAACCCTGACTGAACCTACAATAACCACATCTGAATCTACAACAATAACAGCTAAAGCTTCAACATCTCCATCCAAGTCTACAACAAATACAACTGCATCTATAATATCCACATCTGAACCTACAACTAGCacaactgaatctacaacaacTACATCTGGAcctacaaaaacaacaacaacgacAACAAAACCTACAACTACAAATGAATCTACAACAACACCATTTAAACCAACAACAAGCACGACTGAATCTATAATAACCAAATCTGAACCTACTACAATAACAACTGAACCTTCAACAACTCCATCCGAGTCTACAACAAACACTACCGAAACTACTGCAACCACATCGGATACCACAACATCCACTATTAAATCTACATTAATCACTACTAAACCTTCAATAACCATCACAGATCCTACAACTACAACTGAATCCACAACAACAACATTCGAAACAACAACAAGCACGACTGAACCTACAACAACCACATCTGAACCTACAACAATAAAACTGAATCTTTAA